AACTCGCGTCCGTGGATCCCGAGGGCCGGACGGTCGACCTGAAGAACACCGTCACCGGTGCGTCGGAGACCATCGCGTACGACGTCCTCCACGCCGTTCCGCCGCAGTCCGCGCCCGAGTGGCTGAAGACCACGGACCTGCCGGCGGCCGGCAACCGGGGCGGTTTCGTCGAGGTGGACCCCGTGATCCTGCGGCACACCCGTTTCCCCACCATCTGGTCGCTCGGCGACGCGGCGTCCACCCTCAACTCGAAGTCCGGCGCGGCGCTGCGCATGCAGACGAAGGTCCTCGCCAAGAACCTGAAGGCCGTACTGAAGGGCAAGAAGCCCACCGCCGAGTACAACCACTACTCGGCATGCCCTTTCGTGGTCAGCCGGAACACGGTCGTGTTCTCGGAGTTCGACGACAAGTACTCGCCGATGCCCACCGTCCCGGGCTGGAACGACCTCGCACGCGAGCGCAGACTGACGTACCTCATCGAACGGGTCGTCCTGCCGAAGGTCTACTGGAACCTCATCCTCAAGGGTCGCGCCTGACGCACCCGGATCCACCCCGCACCGTCACCGCTCGGTCGTTCGCCGGCGACGAGCGGGACGGGAGGTATTGCGGGCTCGACGCGACCCCCACGTCCAGGCGGCGTCGTCCCTCCGTCGTCGTTCTGCACCCCTTGCCGCTGTACAGGAGCAGGTCTACACTCGTGTAATCAACCAATTGGTTGATCAACGAGGAGGTGGATCATGAGGGATGACGCTCTCGATGCCGCCTTCTCGGCGCTCGCCGATCCGGCACGCAGGGCCATCGTCGCGCGGCTGTCGCGCAGTTCGGCCACAGTGAACGAACTGGCGGAACCCTTCACCATGACCAAGCAGGCCGTGTCGAAGCACATCCAGGTGCTCGAGCAGGCAGGCCTGATCACCCGCACGCGGGACGGGCAGCGCCGTCCCTGTCATCTCGACCCGGCCGCCCTCGAGGCACTGACAGGCTGGATCGACACCTACCGCCTCGAGGCCGAGCGGCAGTACCGCCGGCTCGACGGCGTCCTCGCAACCCTGAAGGACCAGCACAGCAAGGATCAGTCATGAGCAATCCCACCACCATCACCGCGGAACCCGGCCAGCCGTACGTGGACATCGTCCGGGAGTTCGACGCTCCCCGCGACCTCGTGTTCCGTGCCTTCACGGAGCCGGACCTCGTCCGCCAGTGGCTCGGTCCGCACCGCATCACCACCGAGATCGGTGAGTTCTCGGCCGTCACCGGCGGAGCCTACTCGTACCTCCACCGCGACGACGACGGCGGCGCCTACGGCTTCCGCGGCATCTTCCACACCGTCGTCGCACCCGAGCGGATCATCCAGACGTTCGAGTTCGACGGCGCACCGCACCAGGTGAGCCTCGAGAGCATGACCTTCGAGGATCTGGGCGACGGCCGCACACGGTGCTCCGGACGGTCGGTGTTCCTCAGCGGCGAGACCCGCGACGCGATGATCAGCAGCGGCATGGAGATCGGCGTCAACGAGGGCTACGAGCGGCTCGACTCCGTCCTGTCCTCGCTGTCCGTGGCGAGCTGACATCGGGGACCCGGCAAGGGCCCGAAGTGCGGAGCCCCGACGGGGCGGTCCCGGGCCTTGTCCGGCCAGGGACCGCCCCGTAGCATCCGGTCATGGAGATCATCGAGTACCACCCGCGGCGGGACCAACTCGTGTACACCTTCGGTGGAAGCGCACCCGTGCTGACCGTCCAGCCCGGCACAGCGCTGAGGCTCTGGACGGAGGACGCCTTCAACAACGCGCTCACCTCCGTCGACGACGTGTCGGGCGAGAAGGTGGACCTCAACTTCGTCAATCCGCAGACCGGCCCGTTCTACGTGGAGGGCGCCGAGCCCGGAGACACCCTGGCCCTCCACGTCGTCGACCTCACACCGGCCCGCTCGTACGGGGCATCGGCCACCATCCCCTTCTTCGGCGGGCTCACCACGACCGACCGGACCGCCACCCTGCACGAGCCCCTGCCCGACATCACCTGGATCTACCACGTCGACACGGAGCGGCGGACGGTCGGGTTCCAGTCCAGGCTCGGTGACTTCGAGGTCGCCCTGCCGCTCGAGCCGATGCTCGGCACGGTCGGCGTCGCGCCGCCCGGCGGGGAGGTCCGCTCTGCACTCGTCCCCGAACGGTTCGGCGGGAACATGGACGCGCCGGACGTGAAATCGGGTACCACGGTGTACCTCGGGGTGAACGTGGAGGGTGCGCTGTTCTCCGTCGGCGATGGACAC
This genomic interval from Arthrobacter agilis contains the following:
- a CDS encoding SRPBCC family protein, giving the protein MSNPTTITAEPGQPYVDIVREFDAPRDLVFRAFTEPDLVRQWLGPHRITTEIGEFSAVTGGAYSYLHRDDDGGAYGFRGIFHTVVAPERIIQTFEFDGAPHQVSLESMTFEDLGDGRTRCSGRSVFLSGETRDAMISSGMEIGVNEGYERLDSVLSSLSVAS
- a CDS encoding ArsR/SmtB family transcription factor — protein: MRDDALDAAFSALADPARRAIVARLSRSSATVNELAEPFTMTKQAVSKHIQVLEQAGLITRTRDGQRRPCHLDPAALEALTGWIDTYRLEAERQYRRLDGVLATLKDQHSKDQS
- a CDS encoding acetamidase/formamidase family protein, with protein sequence MEIIEYHPRRDQLVYTFGGSAPVLTVQPGTALRLWTEDAFNNALTSVDDVSGEKVDLNFVNPQTGPFYVEGAEPGDTLALHVVDLTPARSYGASATIPFFGGLTTTDRTATLHEPLPDITWIYHVDTERRTVGFQSRLGDFEVALPLEPMLGTVGVAPPGGEVRSALVPERFGGNMDAPDVKSGTTVYLGVNVEGALFSVGDGHYRQGEGEACGTAVEGAMYSTIIVELIKGGAPAWPRLETDYHWMAVGSSRPMEDSWRIGQLEMIRWFSDLFGLHQLDAYQLLTQTALAPIANAVDANYSVVVKAPKALFPATDAYGGLHAHLRRQAAELR